TGAATCATAGAGATAAAACTTAAGGCATATATTTTGAACAATAATACAAGGAATCATATTCTGATAATGGTTGGTCTCAATagcatatttaataaaaaaaatggcttaaaaatcaaagcaaatgaaACAAATCCAGATATATCATTGTAACATAAATTAAAGACTAAATCAAATCATCTCTTACAAAAACAGTATCAACCCACCACAGACCGCCAAAACCAACTTACTCCAAATACCCCAGTTGATGACCACACCAGAAGACTTTGCTGGTGAAGATTTTGGAGAAGAGCCATCGACAGATGGCGCATCAGCAGCCGGTGTAACAGGAGCAGGCGCTGGAGCTGGCACTGGAGGTATGTTGGTACCAAAGATTGCCTCAGGTAGAAGGACCTTATCAACTTGATACACGGCAACAGGGTCAGTTGAATACACGCTGCTACTAACTTTAGTTCTGGTCCATCCCGAATTAAGGAGCACAGTCCCAGAATCATCAGTGAAATTCAAGGAGTAACCCCCACCAGCATCTGTGTTAACAGGGCCCCCTTGGCTAAGATTCTTGAAATCAGACAGAGAGTAGTATTGCGGCAAGGCATGGAATAGGCAAAGTTGCTTAAGTTGGTCTTTAGTGAGATTGGATAAGGAAGGGCTCTTAAGTGAATTAAAGGCATCATCTTTGGGCACAAATATGGTGATGCCTTGTTCAGTATTGTTAGCTTGGTTTTGGAAGGTATCCAAGACTTTAGTGGATTCAAGGTGGTTAAGGAAGGTGTGGAATGGACCGGCTACAGTGAGTAAATCAGTGAGGTTCACATAAGCAGGAGCTGGTGCTGGCGCTGGAGTTGGGGACACTGAGGGTGAGGGAGGACTAGCAACTTTTTGAGCATTTGATGCAGAGCACAAAAACAATAGCGCACCAATCATGAACACCATGGAAAGTCTCATTTTGTCCATGGCTTGTGTTTTGCCTTGTAAGGTGACCAGACTCCCGGATTCCTGCAAGAACCAGAAACAGTAACTAGATCTCATCTACCCAAAAACGATGATGTGGGCAAATCCAATCAAAGCACAATGTGAGTCAAAATCCTGTCAATTTCACCCAAATCAAAGCCTCAAAGTccataaaaattcaattaaaaaattaacctttTTCCCTATCCACCGGACCAGCTACTCATAACTAAGGCGTATAAAGTGCACACACAAATTCAGATCTTGCGCAGCTaatttaaagagaaagagatgcaACAACAAGTGAAACAGGCATGTGGAGATTATTCAAGCATTGGCACATAAGACATCCAAAGCAGATGTAAGATTTTAGAACCCTCTCAAGAAGTGAACGCAGgcttaaaaatattcaaaagattacAACTTTACACCAGAACCCAAATCAAAATCCCATTTTGGATTCACATTACAAAATTACTTAGTAAACCCAAGCCGAAATCTCTTAAAGATCAAGAGTAGTCCATTCCATGGCCTCACAGTGAATGTGCATCAGGAATGACAAAAGAAACAGATCTAGCTAAGCTAAAGACACACAACAtttaaatgcatataaataacactaaaatttgtaaaaaaaaaagaaaaaataataagcaTAAAAGAAGTACAATGAGGGCAGAGTTCGACGGACACTGACCTGATCAGGAGAAtttgagagagaagagagagagagagagtggaAACAAAGAAATGGTGCTGATAATGCTTCCGCAGAAGCTGAAATGTTTAAGagtatatataaagataaatttagtagaaaaaatattaatgcaaGAAAAATTTAGTCGTGTGGTTAAGCAATATTATGGTTAATAATAGTTTAAGCGTAGAACATGGCAGATAGGAAATTACTACTTTTAAGCATAGCTTAGTTGAATTGCTTTGAAGAAAAGAGGGTCATGGAGGATGGTGGCCTTTCTTATTCGCTCTTCAACTAATTTGTTTCTGCTAAGTCTTCTCTGCaatcaacaatattatgtatatttattttttatacataaattatatattatcatataattaaataattttaaataatgtgtcatcatataataaaataacattcaatcatatgatgataaattatctgtatatatgattatgtatcaaaaataaatacacataattttattattagtaaatatCATGATAAATTCTATAGTGTTGGCTTGCTCCTTTGTTAACTATCCATAATAAATTTgttgtgtatatatttaaatacataattaaatacatacataatatattattatataaaaaattgaatttacattataaataaattccaaattaaatttaaaaatcataaatgcTGATTATCATTAGAGTTTGTTGGGTCGAAACTCATTTCGATTATTTTATGGGTAACGCTATGATTTTGCTTAttaattatacttaatttacaatcttatattaattttttatttatttcatgattttaaatttggttattaCAGT
This sequence is a window from Mangifera indica cultivar Alphonso chromosome 5, CATAS_Mindica_2.1, whole genome shotgun sequence. Protein-coding genes within it:
- the LOC123217281 gene encoding fasciclin-like arabinogalactan protein 7, coding for MDKMRLSMVFMIGALLFLCSASNAQKVASPPSPSVSPTPAPAPAPAYVNLTDLLTVAGPFHTFLNHLESTKVLDTFQNQANNTEQGITIFVPKDDAFNSLKSPSLSNLTKDQLKQLCLFHALPQYYSLSDFKNLSQGGPVNTDAGGGYSLNFTDDSGTVLLNSGWTRTKVSSSVYSTDPVAVYQVDKVLLPEAIFGTNIPPVPAPAPAPVTPAADAPSVDGSSPKSSPAKSSGVVINWGIWSKLVLAVCGGLILFL